From the Verrucomicrobiota bacterium genome, one window contains:
- a CDS encoding bifunctional riboflavin kinase/FAD synthetase: MRVFGQPSELDAGGREVCAAIGMFDGVHRGHQAVLQAARDLARSGDGLAVVVTFDPHPRRVLTPEQSPALLQSIPQKLSVLESLGMDAVWLISFDLAFSRIEGLDFLNIMKSGFGRLRAVFLGSDFHFGHKRSGNATVLERWGAREGVEACAVASVSCAGGTVSSTRVREAVSGGQLDGAAAMLGRPFELAGWVRRGDQVGRKLGFPTANLEIEGRVHPPRGVYAARCRHEGRWLGAAVNIGLRPTLTVPTPHLQIEAHLLDWEGDCYEKELRLEFLKRIRDEQRFESTEELRRQIASDIEAVRRLV, translated from the coding sequence TCGACGGGGTTCATCGTGGCCATCAAGCGGTGTTGCAAGCCGCGAGGGATTTGGCCCGGTCCGGTGACGGACTGGCGGTGGTGGTCACCTTCGACCCACACCCGCGGCGAGTTCTGACACCGGAGCAAAGTCCGGCGCTCCTGCAATCGATTCCCCAAAAGCTCTCGGTCCTGGAGTCGTTGGGGATGGATGCCGTTTGGCTGATTTCGTTCGACTTGGCCTTCAGCCGCATTGAGGGATTGGATTTCCTCAACATCATGAAATCGGGATTTGGGAGGTTGAGGGCGGTTTTTTTAGGTTCGGATTTTCATTTTGGACACAAGCGTTCGGGCAATGCCACCGTGCTGGAGCGTTGGGGGGCCAGGGAAGGGGTTGAGGCATGCGCAGTGGCCTCCGTGTCCTGCGCAGGAGGGACGGTGAGCAGCACGCGGGTGAGGGAAGCCGTCTCGGGGGGGCAATTGGACGGGGCGGCGGCGATGCTGGGGCGTCCGTTCGAACTTGCGGGTTGGGTGCGCCGGGGGGATCAGGTCGGGCGCAAGCTCGGTTTCCCGACGGCCAATCTGGAGATTGAGGGAAGGGTGCATCCACCGCGGGGAGTTTACGCGGCCCGCTGCCGGCATGAAGGACGATGGCTCGGCGCGGCGGTGAACATCGGGTTGCGGCCCACGCTGACCGTGCCGACGCCGCACTTGCAGATTGAGGCTCACCTTCTGGACTGGGAAGGGGACTGCTATGAGAAGGAACTTCGGTTGGAATTCCTGAAAAGAATTCGGGACGAACAACGATTTGAAAGCACTGAGGAACTCCGGCGGCAAATCGCGTCGGACATCG